One window of the Phycodurus eques isolate BA_2022a chromosome 7, UOR_Pequ_1.1, whole genome shotgun sequence genome contains the following:
- the LOC133405352 gene encoding P2Y purinoceptor 2-like produces the protein MNNTEPGNVSNFYCHFQEDFKYILLPVSYSLVLVFGLALNSTALYTIVFRTKRWNPSTIYMINLTMCDTFYILTLPFLIYYYADKNDWPFGEPLCKLIRFLFYTNLYGSILFLCCISLHRFVGICYPVRSLKWISARRAKLVSVAVWACVLFCQAPILYFSRIRDVATDRICYDTTSPEFFDDFLVYSSAVSVFMFALPFMVVMVCYGLMVRKLLEPGWGGEGGGQGALRTKQKSVKMIIIVLATFILCFLPFHLTRSLYYCFRYLRQVNPAQVNCNLVEASSIAYKVTRPFVSANSCMDPILYFLAGQDVRTSLTSKRRFQRRKDERE, from the exons ATGAACAATACCGAACCAGGCAATGTCAGCAACTTCTACTGTCATTTTCAAGAAGATTTTAAATACATTCTACTTCCCGTCAGCTACTCCCTGGTGCTCGTGTTCGGCCTGGCACTGAATTCCACGGCGCTATACACGATTGTGTTCCGCACAAAACGCTGGAATCCCTCCACTATCTACATGATCAACCTGACAATGTGTGACACGTTCTACATCCTCACACTGCCCTTCCTCATCTACTACTACGCAGATAAAAATGACTGGCCCTTCGGTGAACCTCTCTGCAAGCTCATACGCTTCCTGTTTTATACCAACTTATATG GTTCTATTCTATTCCTGTGCTGTATCAGCCTGCATCGTTTTGTTGGTATCTGCTACCCAGTCCGCTCTTTGAAGTGGATCAGTGCTCGTCGGGCCAAACTGGTGTCTGTGGCAGTTTGGGCCTGTGTGTTATTCTGTCAGGCACCTATTCTTTACTTCTCAAGAATAAG GGATGTGGCCACAGATAGGATTTGTTACGACACAACCAGCCCAGAGTTCTTTGACGACTTTCTGGTGTACAGCTCAGCCGTGTCGGTGTTCATGTTTGCCCTGCCCTTCATGGTGGTGATGGTGTGCTATGGCCTAATGGTGCGGAAACTTCTGGAACCTGGATGGGGCGGTGAGGGAGGGGGCCAAGGAGCACTCCGCACCAAGCAGAAATCAGTGAAGATGATCATCATCGTGCTGGCAACGTTCATACTTTGTTTCCTCCCGTTCCACCTCACCAGGAGCCTGTATTATTGTTTCAGATACCTGAGACAGGTCAATCCTGCACAG gtcaACTGTAACTTGGTTGAGGCATCCAGTATTGCCTACAAGGTGACCCGTCCATTTGTTAGTGCCAACAGTTGCATGGATCCTATCCTTTACTTCTTAGCTGGACAGGACGTCCGCACTAGTCTCACCAGTAAGAGAAGGTTCCAAAGACGAAAAGATGAGAGAGAATGA